A genomic stretch from Desulfonatronospira thiodismutans ASO3-1 includes:
- a CDS encoding coiled-coil domain-containing protein: protein MDAKEAMLSAMKEWMLPELNSIREDYKNIKTTLDLTNKRLDDINAHLVDQGRRIDETRAELSSRIDETRAELSSRIDETRAELSSRIDETRAELKAEIQKNTERIDETNKRIDDTNKRIDDTNNRIDNTRAELKAEIQKNTERIDYTNARIDNLAREVAEARGDLNKALRDKVVVQDLVERVGRLETRAA from the coding sequence ATGGACGCCAAGGAAGCAATGCTCTCAGCCATGAAGGAATGGATGCTCCCTGAGCTGAACAGCATCAGGGAGGACTACAAAAATATAAAAACTACTCTGGACCTGACCAACAAGAGGCTGGACGATATAAACGCCCACCTGGTGGATCAGGGCAGGCGTATCGATGAAACCAGAGCTGAGCTGAGCTCACGCATCGATGAAACCAGAGCTGAGCTGAGCTCACGTATCGATGAAACCAGAGCTGAGCTGAGCTCACGTATCGATGAAACCAGAGCTGAACTAAAGGCAGAGATCCAGAAAAACACCGAGAGAATCGATGAAACCAACAAACGCATTGACGATACCAACAAGCGCATTGACGATACCAACAATCGCATTGACAATACCAGGGCAGAGCTAAAGGCTGAAATCCAGAAAAACACAGAAAGAATCGATTATACCAATGCACGCATCGACAATCTGGCCAGGGAAGTGGCTGAGGCAAGAGGAGACCTGAACAAGGCCCTGAGAGACAAGGTGGTTGTCCAGGATCTTGTGGAGCGCGTGGGCAGGCTGGAAACCAGGGCTGCCTGA
- a CDS encoding SEC-C metal-binding domain-containing protein, with amino-acid sequence MTTYQHPRTTWQAYTATLPYARDLYMQWQATMFDPDYEQALNDYILAMDQGTSDSRRQELLQQSRKNLAALKNSGDEHITTDLALIRVLSALGQTDQAAYIADLLLKNLAQNDNIPLDRPFLPPSGDFDHRPVQDTLAGWLRSALENAREPSQSISDTQEQQPPSVPAEPETPSQPKPQTQKIGRNAKCPCGSGKKYKKCCEALDTQALTQDQSHHPEPQSPVASDFTAPQASPQEPTATWSINIKGGIKVVAPADISNMNTYVLLEQEDWYEPEIEFVRALIQTGMTAMDCDTGYGVYALSIAAKMQGHGKVIALNPDPLFFESLQENRLQEIITTEPDHTALDFIRLGSSDQDMQQLCQGSPLVMFPASNELIKTFKDLNLDIYKLIPGLNALAPYQESNSALQGNLFACSKERAQILRQNNLLAASPNTTRSSSPDINGLMDNIQNDHHERPAYHPDKLELFEEDDKDLIKAYKTVVYDQQEELDLKASEAFNNLIRGYVKQARTIFNKILEKTVQNHEAQKLWLQAFNELASLRNKRPKKQKNDNIPALEQSGYKILNPAGMGWSGSGALTAYFKEFPNITFVDAGEISHIEGTISLMNLRSFQGSHGEFFKFLVLFFGFTLFGYSSSKSFKQRYGLERSKVKSRHMLDFISYAEGALHFMRLMKHIHDGNKIKYKVFKQAANLLINKICESYADEHTEYVLMDNSLHISTIHNIEYIDNMQVLCTYRDPRSNYVARVKEDWKFGPRIYKNGPVAYAESYRHFREYTGNIIENLKNNRDNVWTVQFEDFVSSEDYRQDLARKLKLDPARQDRHTHFKPWESIKNIDNYKRYENQEEILQIQQKLPQYLWEQQSNTT; translated from the coding sequence ATGACCACCTACCAGCACCCAAGGACCACCTGGCAAGCCTACACCGCCACCCTGCCCTACGCCCGGGACCTGTACATGCAGTGGCAGGCGACCATGTTCGACCCTGACTACGAACAGGCCTTAAACGACTACATACTGGCCATGGACCAGGGCACCTCCGATTCCAGGCGCCAAGAACTGCTGCAGCAAAGCCGCAAAAACCTGGCTGCCCTTAAAAACAGCGGTGATGAGCACATAACCACCGACCTGGCCCTGATCCGGGTGCTAAGCGCCCTGGGTCAGACCGACCAGGCCGCATACATTGCAGACCTGCTCCTGAAAAACCTGGCCCAGAATGACAATATCCCCCTGGACCGCCCATTTCTTCCTCCATCAGGCGACTTTGACCACCGGCCCGTACAGGACACTTTGGCCGGCTGGCTCAGATCCGCCCTGGAGAATGCCAGAGAGCCCTCTCAATCAATTTCAGATACACAGGAGCAGCAACCCCCTTCAGTCCCCGCAGAGCCTGAGACGCCTTCCCAGCCTAAACCCCAGACCCAGAAAATTGGCCGCAACGCCAAATGCCCCTGCGGTTCCGGCAAAAAATATAAAAAATGCTGCGAAGCACTGGATACTCAAGCCCTTACTCAGGATCAATCACACCATCCAGAGCCCCAAAGCCCTGTTGCATCTGATTTCACTGCGCCCCAGGCATCGCCCCAGGAGCCCACAGCTACCTGGAGCATCAATATCAAGGGCGGCATCAAGGTGGTTGCCCCGGCAGACATAAGCAACATGAACACTTATGTCCTCTTGGAGCAGGAGGACTGGTATGAACCGGAGATTGAATTTGTCCGCGCCCTTATCCAGACCGGCATGACCGCCATGGACTGCGATACCGGATACGGGGTTTATGCCCTGAGCATAGCCGCTAAAATGCAAGGCCACGGCAAAGTCATCGCCCTGAACCCGGACCCTCTCTTTTTTGAAAGCCTGCAGGAAAACCGCCTGCAGGAAATAATAACCACAGAACCTGACCATACTGCCCTGGACTTTATCCGCCTGGGATCTTCAGACCAGGACATGCAACAGCTTTGTCAAGGCTCCCCCCTGGTAATGTTTCCGGCCAGCAACGAACTTATAAAGACTTTCAAAGACCTGAATCTGGATATCTACAAACTCATCCCCGGCCTGAATGCTCTGGCACCATATCAGGAGTCCAACTCTGCTCTCCAGGGCAATCTTTTCGCATGCAGCAAAGAAAGGGCTCAAATACTACGGCAAAACAATCTGTTAGCAGCTTCACCAAACACAACCAGAAGCTCGTCTCCGGATATAAACGGCCTTATGGACAACATTCAAAACGACCACCATGAGCGTCCCGCCTACCACCCAGACAAGCTTGAACTTTTTGAAGAAGACGACAAGGACCTGATTAAAGCTTACAAAACAGTGGTGTATGACCAGCAGGAAGAACTCGACCTCAAAGCCTCTGAAGCTTTTAACAACCTGATCAGGGGATATGTAAAGCAGGCCAGAACAATCTTTAACAAAATTCTTGAAAAAACTGTCCAGAATCATGAGGCTCAAAAACTCTGGTTACAGGCCTTTAATGAACTGGCTTCCCTTAGAAATAAAAGACCCAAAAAACAAAAAAATGATAATATACCTGCACTGGAACAGTCAGGTTACAAAATATTAAACCCTGCCGGAATGGGATGGTCAGGATCAGGAGCCCTTACTGCTTACTTCAAGGAATTTCCAAACATAACCTTCGTGGATGCTGGTGAAATATCACACATAGAGGGGACCATCAGTTTGATGAATCTTCGCTCATTTCAAGGATCACATGGAGAGTTTTTTAAATTTTTAGTACTTTTTTTTGGATTCACTCTCTTTGGATATAGTTCTTCCAAAAGTTTTAAACAAAGATACGGCCTTGAAAGAAGCAAGGTAAAGTCTCGCCATATGCTGGATTTTATATCATATGCAGAGGGTGCATTACATTTTATGAGACTTATGAAACATATTCATGATGGAAATAAAATAAAGTACAAAGTATTCAAGCAGGCTGCAAATTTACTTATAAATAAAATTTGTGAATCTTATGCTGATGAGCATACAGAATACGTTCTCATGGACAATTCTTTGCACATATCTACAATTCATAATATAGAATACATTGATAATATGCAGGTGCTGTGTACCTACAGAGACCCCAGAAGCAATTATGTAGCCAGAGTCAAAGAAGACTGGAAGTTCGGCCCCAGGATCTACAAGAATGGACCTGTTGCCTATGCAGAATCCTATCGACATTTCCGCGAGTATACCGGCAACATCATTGAAAACTTAAAAAACAACAGGGATAATGTCTGGACTGTTCAGTTCGAAGATTTTGTCAGCTCTGAAGACTATCGCCAGGACCTCGCCCGCAAGCTGAAACTTGATCCGGCCCGTCAGGACAGACACACGCATTTCAAACCCTGGGAATCCATAAAAAACATAGACAACTATAAAAGATACGAAAACCAGGAAGAAATTCTACAGATACAGCAAAAGCTGCCGCAATACCTTTGGGAACAACAGTCAAATACAACATGA
- a CDS encoding nucleotidyl transferase AbiEii/AbiGii toxin family protein, translating into MHEEILTINQKKVAESVLKKFSPDFIFCGGTAIALQLGHRQSLDFDLASFTEIKADRIIRHLKAANVVIEHTIASSIDELTVVVKGVKLTFFSFPFHVPATVTWPRTDMAMPSLLDLASMKAYALGRRGKWKDYIDLYFLFQGHVTWPELVANCRKLFQGAFNERLFREQLCYFDDVDMSEAVAYTGTGPSDSDIQSFLTTLATSG; encoded by the coding sequence ATGCATGAAGAAATTTTGACCATAAATCAGAAAAAGGTGGCCGAATCCGTCCTGAAAAAGTTCAGCCCGGATTTCATCTTTTGCGGCGGCACAGCCATTGCTCTGCAACTGGGTCACCGCCAATCCCTGGATTTCGACCTTGCCTCGTTCACTGAAATCAAAGCCGACCGAATCATTCGGCACTTGAAGGCCGCAAATGTAGTAATTGAACATACCATTGCTTCCTCCATTGACGAGTTGACCGTTGTGGTTAAAGGCGTGAAGCTCACTTTTTTCTCCTTTCCTTTTCATGTCCCTGCGACGGTCACCTGGCCCCGGACTGATATGGCTATGCCTTCTCTTCTGGATCTGGCCTCCATGAAAGCTTACGCCCTTGGACGGCGTGGAAAATGGAAGGACTACATTGACTTGTATTTTCTCTTTCAAGGCCATGTCACTTGGCCCGAACTTGTTGCCAACTGTCGAAAATTATTTCAGGGGGCCTTCAATGAGCGGCTTTTCCGTGAGCAGCTCTGCTACTTTGACGACGTGGACATGTCTGAAGCGGTTGCCTATACAGGGACAGGACCGAGTGACAGTGATATTCAGAGCTTCCTGACTACTTTGGCCACCTCAGGCTAA
- a CDS encoding DUF1640 domain-containing protein: MTQPASVIDLYDSLLAAEDERARARIIAGAFERLEDRYPELKDLATASGVRESELRLQKEIEQLRLRIEEVRSDLTREIEQVRADLLKEIEKTNLRIEEVRTELIREIAQVRADLSKDIERLRAETSKEIAAGNQKILRWTTGLLFAQLVAIIAVIFGVGLM, translated from the coding sequence ATGACCCAGCCGGCATCGGTTATAGACCTGTACGACAGTCTCCTGGCAGCGGAAGACGAACGGGCCAGGGCACGGATTATTGCCGGGGCCTTCGAACGCCTGGAAGACCGTTACCCGGAGCTAAAGGACCTGGCCACCGCCAGCGGGGTGCGCGAGTCCGAACTGCGCCTGCAGAAAGAAATCGAGCAGTTACGCCTGCGCATAGAAGAAGTCCGCTCAGATCTTACCAGAGAGATTGAGCAGGTACGTGCAGACCTGTTAAAGGAAATAGAGAAGACCAACCTGCGTATAGAAGAGGTCCGCACAGAATTGATCCGGGAAATCGCTCAGGTACGTGCAGACCTGTCAAAGGATATCGAGAGGCTGCGTGCAGAAACCAGCAAAGAAATCGCCGCCGGCAACCAGAAAATCCTCCGCTGGACCACCGGTCTTCTATTTGCCCAGCTTGTGGCCATCATAGCCGTGATCTTCGGGGTGGGACTAATGTAA
- a CDS encoding toxin-antitoxin system TumE family protein: MQIHDYLHEVRSAIERMDLYGFADVIDIQEELRAGKQAVIQASVVLVDGSSLHVREYIDAAYGIKKVSYGYHYQDRHGKLVFRYDNARHKLALQSKEHKHLSDNSIVEAAAPSISELVEEVVSFL, encoded by the coding sequence ATGCAAATACATGATTATTTGCATGAGGTTCGCAGCGCCATTGAGCGAATGGACCTTTATGGCTTCGCTGATGTTATTGATATCCAGGAGGAATTGAGAGCAGGAAAGCAGGCTGTTATTCAGGCCAGCGTTGTCTTGGTGGACGGCAGTTCTTTACATGTCAGGGAATACATTGATGCTGCATATGGCATCAAAAAAGTGAGCTATGGATATCATTACCAGGACAGGCATGGGAAATTAGTTTTTCGGTATGATAACGCCCGGCACAAACTTGCCTTGCAATCCAAAGAACATAAGCATCTGAGTGACAATTCAATAGTTGAGGCTGCAGCTCCTTCAATTTCCGAGCTTGTGGAAGAGGTCGTTAGTTTTTTGTAG